From a region of the Rhipicephalus microplus isolate Deutch F79 chromosome X, USDA_Rmic, whole genome shotgun sequence genome:
- the LOC142775512 gene encoding uncharacterized protein LOC142775512, with the protein MYDILEGTAECVLREVLEGLLSSAVISKKDVEGISSFEFGPNDTKNKPAQINMTFVLKKANLRGTASGKWCLLRFLPLMLGGKLSEGNAGWELLLQFREIMDIVFAPEIEPKRFAYLDILVQTFLTEFANKYSRQGMSPKMHYMVHYARYVREVRPLKHLWSMRFESKHQELKKQALCVKNLKNITFTLSKQHQLKQSFQMNFYELYEGLSTSQSKPVDVSKLPECAKGLLPPTTHEVKFAAIDKCKFRCGSVLVSQNSGSFDFLQIESLFVASGRLHIVTRTLVIERFDRHRFCYVVSRSDQQQIHETADTFAPCLLDLYKNGEIVPKWELW; encoded by the coding sequence ATGTACGACATCTTAGAAGGGACAGCTGAGTGTGTCCTGCGTGAAGTACTTGAAGGCCTGCTTTCCTCTGCTGTCATTTCAAAAAAAGATGTGGAGGGCATCTCTTCATTTGAGTTTGGTCCCAATGACACAAAGAACAAGCCTGCTCAAATCAACATGACCTTCGTCTTGAAGAAAGCAAACCTGAGAGGGACAGCATCAGGCAAATGGTGTCTGCTGCGATTCCTACCGCTTATGCTTGGAGGGAAACTTTCTGAGGGAAATGCGGGCTGGGAACTTCTATTACAGTTTCGCGAGATCATGGACATTGTTTTTGCTCCAGAAATCGAACCAAAGCGCTTCGCGTACCTTGATATACTTGTACAAACTTTTCTAACAGAGTTTGCCAACAAGTATAGCCGCCAAGGTATGTCACCAAAAATGCACTATATGGTGCACTATGCAAGGTACGTGCGTGAAGTGAGGCCATTAAAACATCTTTGGTCCATGCGCTTTGAGAGCAAGCACCAGGAGTTGAAGAAGCAAGCCCTGTGTGTGAAGAATTTAAAGAACATTACATTCACACTTTCAAAACAGCATCAGCTAAAGCAGAGCTTTCAGATGAACTTCTACGAACTGTATGAAGGACTTTCAACATCGCAAAGCAAGCCCGTTGATGTCAGTAAACTGCCAGAGTGTGCCAAAGGGCtcctacctcctaccacccatgAAGTCAAATTTGCAGCGATTGACAAGTGCAAGTTCAGGTGTGGAAGTGTCTTAGTTTCACAAAACTCTGGTTCCTTTGACTTTCTTCAAATCGAGTCACTTTTCGTCGCCAGTGGCAGGCTGCACATCGTTACGAGGACTCTGGTAATTGAGCGCTTTGACCGGCACCGGTTTTGTTATGTTGTTTCAAGGTCGGATCAGCAGCAAATTCATGAAACTGCTGATACCTTTGCTCCTTGCCTTTTGGATCTGTACAAAAATGGAGAAATTGTCCCAAAATGGGAGTTGTGGTAA